A segment of the Mycobacterium intracellulare ATCC 13950 genome:
TTCGCCGCGCTTGCGATCGCCGCGGGGTCAGTTGGCCGGGCCCGGCGTGGGCTTAAGCGGCGCTGACGCGTTCGGCGCCGCCGGGGGAGCGGCCGGCTTGGGCGACGGTGCGGCTTGCGGCGCAACCGGGGGTGCCGGCGGCGCGATCGGTGCCGGGGGCGTGACGACATCCGGGGGCGGCGGAGCGAACGGCGGCTGCGCGAAGGGCGCAGGCGGCGCGAACGGTGGCGGGGGCCCCGCGGGCGCCGCGCTTTGGGTGCCGATGCAGATCACGGTGCACCCGGGAAGTTGGGTCGGCGCCTGCTGAGGCGTGGGAGACATCCAGGGGAACATCGGCGGCGGACTGACCATCGCCGGGCTGCTCAGGTCGATCAGCGGCACGCGCGCCAGCGGGTCGTCCATCGGCAGGCCGTTGATGTTCATCGGCAGGTTGGGTCCGAGCCCCTCGGGATGCTCGAGGTGCGCGTCGCCCAGCGGCGGCGGCGGTCCGGTCATCGGCGGCAGGTCGACCGGGACGACGCCCGTGGCGTAGGCTGCCGCCCAGCCCAGCACGTTCTGCGCGTAGGGCATCGAGTTGTTGTAGCGCAGAATCGCGGCCAGCACCTGCGACTGATCACGCAGGTTCAGCCCGCCGCTGCACAAGTACCGGGCGGCCGCGAGCGTCGAGTCGAACAGGTTCTGCGGGTCGGCCACGCCGTCGCCCTTGCCGTCGGAGGCGTAGCGCGCCCAGGTCCCCGGCAAGAACTGCATCGGTC
Coding sequences within it:
- a CDS encoding lytic transglycosylase domain-containing protein: MRIGGSRGASPAAATVRQQALRNTRKPIFGVAMITPLVFAGAVSGAAPELPAHMPPVHAAVTPVAAVSPSFPDLSGPAVVPIDRSPTAFHVAEPALSAPPPAMIVNARGALGIPSIALAAYRNAEQKMAVAAPGCGVSWNLLAGIGRIESGHAGGGAVDARGTAINPIYGPSLDGTLPGNEVIIQSSAGSRVTYARAMGPMQFLPGTWARYASDGKGDGVADPQNLFDSTLAAARYLCSGGLNLRDQSQVLAAILRYNNSMPYAQNVLGWAAAYATGVVPVDLPPMTGPPPPLGDAHLEHPEGLGPNLPMNINGLPMDDPLARVPLIDLSSPAMVSPPPMFPWMSPTPQQAPTQLPGCTVICIGTQSAAPAGPPPPFAPPAPFAQPPFAPPPPDVVTPPAPIAPPAPPVAPQAAPSPKPAAPPAAPNASAPLKPTPGPAN